A single genomic interval of Rhododendron vialii isolate Sample 1 chromosome 3a, ASM3025357v1 harbors:
- the LOC131320728 gene encoding uncharacterized protein At3g06530 isoform X5, with protein sequence MATSIASQLKAIKSLIKTSDSDPRKRPFTRPSILFNPKEAADLDLDTLLSIAISGLEVLVSADERFRNYKNDLFSHKSRELDRELMGIEENNQINIAISSYLRLLSGYFQLPSALKTLEYLIRRFKVHVYNTEELILCALPYHDTHVFVRIVQLLDIGNSKWKFLDGVKASGAPPPRQVIVQQCIRDRGVLEAFCNYASPTKKFHPSKAVISFCTAVVVEVLGSLTTLDDDVVKRVLPYVLSGLQLDAKGGLDLKAGALMTVSLLASRVALSPKLVNSLIRSIAEVAREDAKESTDLQWFRTSFMALVNLVQLQSVVIFPKKAVDSLKEIRDVSGILAGLTKEFNIDKFLAVFLESLLEYSSSDDLCHFTLVSIIEAVPVKQFVNRIVSKLLYSCMRSSQKKNEPISSESGSWAKQILISINKMYPSEFLGAVHSFLEDAKVQSKNDGSIDEIMCRILDGNLDLSIDVSDSKIWFALEHPKAEVRRSALSGLNAFGVLKEKSVGSERLVAIQDAVLRRLRDDDLTVVHAALTVNRLDVCICPPALIDALENVLQRCLGIVMSIASGDTSLPSDVAFLCLERAISNFQDQKEFAKQLATMTFPLLLIVPKSQRLNLKALGLAKGLKWPFYQNLIIPSSLEKMLDHEHISSTNMDTIRGMAETLSRHPEEYMPWLVECCKFSELSKTFFFLVLLQSFTMPKIDVSRFNALYDACYQVLVAEWHVLKSVGLVSAEESKTRMVDSDCKGFLDQLFEANFNTNFRQLNSKILVCLFWRILEVFVSTMPADVSLDDSGKWMSTFQDLFVFLADSDRKNVFQKHLHFLVTKCKISPVRFLLKLVTEEGVSVAVQVESLHCFVFLCSQLDESLHFELLGEFPSILVPLSSDNKDLRVAAMSCIEGLRTLSPHVDFSKWKSGQSATCPHFLDELLSLMVQQKKLILSDRDVLPSFLTTLLSSSCHSLLVPETIGQRFNQSIKNEILIFILRSALKLSTYAKLVILSLLKGLGRGVMRVEDVESLLSVLLERCRRYHFGKEKTFKKLSKVEVETLCLLLESCSVPTSSFDEPVFEDQLLEVLQDQLFRDLVLLFRSANGDIQNGTREALLRIEFSCSTVVRILDSVFEQEVCIIGSPYGKKKKKHMSHLNQNSGRTGKNELSFLSSLLDFLLLKKDLKNRTSLIGPLFKLLRKMFTDEPVHNDVDQDVQTMQASSGISQTVSSMICYNQQTLLLILEDISASLSTIVPSKDDTMNNFDLKLLINCARSTKDETTRNQVFSLLSTVAKVAPDKVLAHIVDICTLIGESAVTQWNSHSQRVFEVLISAIVPCWLSKNGSIGTLLQIFVNVMPEVAEHRRLPIILHLLRTLGESASLGSLLFLLFGSLVSRKLLSAPDNSLHSWDHLTSLTRIEWEFVFAMRISEQYSCMIWLPSLVKLLQQIEIGTCGVQSFKELLVAMQFISDKLLDPEITFKLSSGEESDDVQRTLGALMECIVSHLQLVDSSRKHVNFSTVVRKELKELMRTVLKNITKGLMPSSYFNGIIKLLKHADRSVRRKALGLLSETVRDSDTTKLKHGRKGLTSKSSSWFHLDDSAVESFGEMCLEIVKLVDDSLDDSNTSLKVAAVSAMEVLVYKFPSYYSIFSMCLSSVTRHIQSDNVAFSSSCIRTTGALINVLGPRALPELPSIMENVMSRSRVVSSSVSAITNYGEDRTSTLSTSSKEPLFTSILLAFEAAIDKLGGFLNPYLGDILKLMVLHPKFLPGSDPKLKSKADIVRKLITEKITVRLLLPPLLSLYSDAIKSGDSSLSIAFEMLGNLVRTMDKSSIVAYHAKIFDLCLVALDLRRQHPVSIRSIEDVEKYVINTTIFLTMKLTETMFKPLFIRCIEWADSDLYESGGVGSTNLDRAISFYGLVHRLAESHRSLFVPYFKYLLDSCIRHLTGAEDANVAVPRKKKKAKHQEGYSNVDEENGTVTHQVWHLRTLVLSSLHRCFLYDTGNLKFLDSSNFQVLLKPIVSQLVVEPPASLEEYASIPSLKEVDDLLVTCVGQMAVTAGTDLLWKPLNHEVLMQTRSEKVRSRILGLRIVKYLVESLKEEYLVLLPETIPFLGELLEDVELPVKSLAQEILKEMEFMSGESLRQYL encoded by the exons ATGGCGACCTCAATCGCCTCCCAGTTAAAGGCCATCAAGTCTCTCATCAAAACCTCCGATTCAGACCCCCGCAAGCGCCCGTTTACTCGCCCCTCCATCCTCTTCAACCCCAAAGAAGCCGCCGACCTCGACCTAGACACCTTACTCTCCATCGCCATCTCAG GTTTGGAGGTTCTTGTAAGCGCGGACGAGAGGTTTAGGAATTACAAGAATGATTTGTTTAGTCACAAGAGTAGAGAGTTGGATAGGGAGCTGATGGGCATTGAGGAAAATAACCAAATCAATATAGCCATTAGTTCTTATTTGCGGTTGTTATCAGGTTATTTTCAGCTCCCTTCGGCCTTAAAGACGCTCGAGTACTTGATACGTAGGTTCAA GGTTCATGTATACAACACGGAGGAACTGATTCTATGTGCTCTGCCTTACCATGACACCCATGTTTTTGTTCGAATCGTGCAGTTGCTTGACATAGG GAATAGTAAGTGGAAATTTCTTGACGGTGTTAAAGCATCGGGTGCACCGCCACCTAGGCAAGTTATAGTGCAACAATGTATTCGTGATCGGGGAGTTTTGGAGGCTTTTTGCAACTAT GCCTCACCTACGAAGAAGTTTCATCCTTCTAAAGCCGTGATTAGCTTCTGCACAGCAGTTGTTGTTGAGGTTTTGGGTTCTCTTACAACTCTTGATGATGACGTTGTGAAGAGAGTCCTTCCATATGTACTCTCCGGATTGCAGCTTGATGCCAAAGGTGGTCTAGATCTCAAG GCTGGTGCTTTGATGACTGTCAGTTTGCTAGCGAGCAGGGTAGCATTATCCCCGAAACTTGTCAATAGCTTAATAAGGTCAATTGCTGAGGTAGCTAGAGAGGATGCTAAAGAATCTACTGATTTGCAGTGGTTTCGCACTTCATTTATGGCCTTGGTCAATCTAGTTCAG TTGCAATCTGTTGTAATCTTCCCCAAGAAGGCAGTGGATAGTCTGAAAGAGATCAG GGATGTTTCGGGGATTCTTGCTGGACTGACCAAGGAGTTCAATATCGACAAATTCTTGGCTGTGTTTCTGGAATCTCTCCTGGAGTACAG TTCTTCTGATGATCTTTGCCATTTTACTCTAGTATCAATCATAGAGGCAGTTCCTGTGAAGCAATTTGTTAATCGTATAGTGTCTAAGCTCCTTTACTCTTGCATGAGGTCATCACAGAAGAAGAATGAGCCCATATCATCAGAATCAG GAAGCTGGGCCAAGCAAATTTTAATCTCCATTAATAAGATGTACCCATCTGAATTTCTTGGAGCAGTTCACAGTTTTCTGGAG GATGCTAAAGTGCAATCCAAGAATGATGGTTCCATAGATGAGATCATGTGCAGAATATTAGATGGGAATTTGGATTTGTCCATTGACGTCTCTGATTCTAAAATTTGGTTTGCACTGGAACATCCAAAG GCTGAGGTTCGACGCTCTGCACTTTCTGGGTTGAATGCATTTGGCGTTCTCAAAGAGAAGTCTGTTGGTTCGGAG AGACTTGTAGCTATTCAAGATGCAGTATTACGTCGGCTTCGAGATGATGATCTTACTGTGGTGCATGCAGCTCTAACTGTAAATAGATTGGATGTCTGCATTTGTCCTCCGGCTCTTATTGATGCGCTTGAGAATGTGCTTCAGAGATGTCTCGGAATTGTAATGTCAA TTGCATCGGGTGACACATCTCTACCTAGCGATGTTGCTTTTTTGTGTCTCGAACGGGCTATTTCAAACTTCCAAGATCAGAAAGAGTTTGCAAAACAACTTGCAACGATGACGTTTCCCTTGCTGCTAATCGTACCAAAG AGTCAAAGGTTAAATTTGAAGGCTTTAGGATTGGCCAAGGGATTAAAGTGGCCATTCTACCAGAATCTTATCATTCCCAGCAGCCTGGAGAAG ATGTTGGATCATGAGCACATTTCTTCTACTAATATGGATACGATAAGAGGGATGGCAGAAACATTGTCAAGGCACCCTGAAGAGTATATGCCTTGGCTTGTAGAATGCTGCAAGTTTTCGGAGCTGTCAAAGACATTTTTCTTCTTGGTTTTGTTGCAGTCATTCACGATGCCTAAGATTG ATGTTAGTCGGTTTAATGCATTGTATGATGCTTGCTATCAAGTTCTGGTAGCTGAGTGGCATGTGTTGAAGTCTGTGGGACTTGTATCTGCAGAAGAG TCCAAGACAAGAATGGTGGATAGTGATTGCAAAGGCTTTCTGGATCAGCTGTTTGAGGCCAACTTTAACACCAATTTTAGGCAACTGAATTCGAAGATACTAGTTTGCTTATTTTGGAGGATACTGGAGGTGTTTGTCTCAACAATGCCGGCAGATGTCTCATTG GATGATAGTGGAAAGTGGATGTCCACATTTCAGGATCTATTTGTGTTCCTTGCTGACTCAGACCGGAAGAATGTTTTCCAGAAGCATCTTCACTTCCTAGTTACAAAATGCAAGATCTCTCCAGTCCGATTTTTATTGAAGCTTGTCACTGAAGAAG GTGTTTCTGTTGCTGTTCAAGTCGAGAGTCTTCattgttttgtgtttctttgTTCTCAGTTAGATGAAAGCTTACATTTTGAACTTCTTGGTGAATTTCCTTCGATTCTTGTTCCACTGTCAAGTGATAACAAG GATTTACGGGTGGCTGCCATGAGCTGTATTGAAGGGTTGCGCACACTGTCGCCTCATGTTGATTTCTCCAAATGGAAATCTG GACAAAGTGCAACGTGTCCACATTTTCTTGATGAACTTCTGAGCCTGATGGTTCAACAAAAGAAGCTGATACTATCAGACAGAGATGTTTTGCCTTCATTTTTAACAACTTTGCTGAGTTCTTCCTGCCATAGCCTTTTAGTACCAGAGACAATTGGACAGAG ATTCAATCAATCTATAAAGAATGAGATACTGATTTTCATTCTACGCTCTGCCCTAAAACTTTCCACATACGCAAAG CTAGTCATTTTGTCCTTGCTTAAAGGACTAGGAAGAGGAGTTATGCGTGTTGAGGATGTTGAGTCGTTGCTCTCTGTACTTTTGGAAAGATGTCGCCGGTATcattttgggaaagaaaagacattcaaaaaattgtcaaaagtTGAAGTTGAAACCCTCTGCCTACTATTGGAG AGCTGCTCTGTGCCCACCTCTTCATTTGATGAGCCTGTTTTTGAAGATCAACTATTGGAGGTTCTACAG GATCAACTTTTCCGAGACCTGGTGCTTCTGTTTCGGTCTGCTAACGGTGACATACAAAATGGCACTAGGGAGGCATTACTGCGTATAGAA TTTTCTTGCTCCACGGTCGTCAGGATACTTGATTCTGTTTTCGAGCAAGAAGTTTGCATAATTGGTTCTCCATatgggaagaagaaaaagaaacatatgTCTCATCTTAACCAAAATAGTGGAAGAACTGGCAAAAATGAACTTTCTTTCCTGAGCTCTCTCCTAGATTTTTTGCTGCTGAAGAAAGATTTAAAGAACAG GACTTCCCTAATAGGGCCCTTATTTAAGCTTCTACGCAAAATGTTTACGGATGAGCCGGTTCACAATGATGTTGACCAGGATGTGCAAACTATGCAAGCTTCATCGGGCATCTCTCAAACCGTTTCCAGTATGATATGCTACAATCAACAGACGCTACTGTTGATTCTGGAAGATATAAGTGCCTCACTTTCGACTATTGTTCCTTCAAAG GATGATACAATGAATAACTTTGACTTGAAGCTTTTGATTAATTGCGCCCGATCTACAAAGGATGAAACCACTCGCAATCAAGTATTTTCATTATTATCTACTGTTGCAAAGGTTGCTCCAGACAAAGTTTTGGCCCATATAGTGGATATTTGTACTCTTATTGGGGAATCAGCTGTCACACAG TGGAACAGTCATTCACAAAGAGTGTTTGAAGTTCTCATATCGGCAATAGTGCCTTGCTGGTTATCTAAGAATGGCAGCATAGGCACATTGCTTCAG ATTTTTGTGAATGTAATGCCTGAAGTTGCTGAGCATAGAAGGCTGCCAATTATCTTGCATCTTTTGAG GACTCTTGGAGAGAGTGCTAGCTTGGGTTCAttactttttctccttttcggTTCATTGGTTTCAAGGAAACTATTATCTGCCCCTGATAATAGTCTACACTCGTGGGATCACTTAACTTCTCTTACTCGTATAGAATGGGAGTTTGTATTTGCAATGAGAATATCTGAGCAGTATTCATGCATGATATGGCTTCCTTCACTTGTTAAGCTGCTTCAACAAATAGAAATTGGTACTTGTGGTGTACAAAGTTTTAAGGAACTGCTAGTTGCTATGCAGTTCATTTCAGACAAACTGCTAGATCCTGAAATTACATTTAAGCTCAGTTCTGGTGAAGAATCAGATGACGTTCAG AGAACACTTGGAGCACTTATGGAATGTATTGTTTCTCATTTACAACTGGTTGACTCGAGCAGAAAGCATGTAAATTTTTCCACAGTCGTCAGGAAAGAACTGAAGGAGTTAATGCGTACTGTCTTGAAAAATATTACGAAGGGGCTCATGCCGTCATCATACTTCAATGGGATTATTAAATTGCTGAAACATGCAGATAGAAGTGTGAGGAGGAAA GCTCTCGGGCTTCTTTCGGAAACTGTCAGAGACTCTGACACTACGAAACTGAAGCATGGGAGAAAGGGTTTGACTTCGAAGTCAAGTTCTTGGTTTCATCTAGATGACAGTGCTGTGGAGTCATTTGGGGAGATGTGTTTGGAAATTGTCAAGTTGGTTGATGATTCTCTCGATGATTCTAATACTTCATTAAAAGTGGCAGCTGTTTCAGCGATGGAAGTTTTGGTGTACAAGTTTCCTTCCTATTATTCGATATTCAGCATGTGCCTCTCATCTGTAACCAGACACATCCAGTCAGACAATGTGGCATTCTCTTCTTCCTGCATTCGAACGACTGGTGCTTTGATCAATGTGCTTGGTCCAAGGGCCCTTCCTGAGCTTCCTTCTATCATGGAGAATGTGATGAGTAGGTCTCGCGTTGTCTCCTCATCTGTGTCTGCAATAACCAATTATGGCGAAGATAGAACTTCTACGTTGTCAACATCCTCCAAGGAACCTCTCTTCACGTCTATTCTTCTCGCATTCGAGGCAGCTATTGACAAGCTTGGTGGGTTTTTAAACCCATATCTTGGAGACATTCTAAAACTCATGGTGTTGCATCCCAAGTTTTTGCCTGGATCAGATCCAAAATTGAAATCGAAAGCTGATATAGTTCGAAAGCTTATAACTGAGAAAATAACT GTCCGACTTTTGCTTCCACCGTTGCTGAGCTTGTACTCTGATGCTATTAAATCTGGTGATTCAAGTTTATCAATTGCTTTTGAAATGTTGGGAAATTTGGTCCGAACAATGGATAAATCATCAATTGTTGCTTATCATGCAAAAATATTCGACTTATGTTTGGTAGCACTTGATCTTCGCCGTCAACATCCTGTTTCAATTAGGAGCATTGAGGATGTTGAGAAATATGTCATCAACACAACGATCTTTCTTACTATGAAGCTTACGGAGACAATGTTCAAGCCTTTATTCATTAGGTGTATTGAGTGGGCTGATTCAGATTTGTATGAAAGTGGAGGTGTGGGAAGCACAAATCTTGATAGGGCAATTTCTTTCTATGGATTGGTACATAGACTAGCTGAAAGCCACAG ATCTTTGTTTGTCCCTTACTTCAAGTACTTGCTTGATAGTTGTATACGACATTTGACGGGCGCTGAAGATGCAAATGTTGCTGTGCCacggaaaaagaagaaggccaAACATCAAGAAGGTTATAGTAATGTAGATGAGGAAAATGGTACAGTGACGCATCAAGTATGGCATCTTCGGACGTTGGTTCTATCTTCCTTACACAGATGTTTCCTTTATGATACTGGAAACCTGAAGTTTCTTGACTCGTCAAATTTTCAG GTTCTGTTAAAACCTATTGTATCACAGCTGGTCGTAGAACCACCTGCTTCTTTAGAAGAATATGCAAGCATACCTTCATTAAAAGAAGTTGATGATTTGTTGGTTACTTGTGTTGGTCAAATGGCTGTTACAGCTGGCACCGACCTTCTCTGGAAGCCCCTGAATCATGAG GTGTTGATGCAAACTCGTAGCGAGAAGGTTCGATCCCGCATTTTGGGGCTGAGAATTGTTAAGTACCTTGTGGAGAGTCTTAAAGAAGAATATTTGGTATTATTACCTGAAACCATCCCTTTCCTCGGTGAATTGCTGGAAGATGTTGAACTACCGGTCAAGTCTCTTGCACAAGAGATACTCAAAGAAATGGAGTTCATGAGTGGTGAAAGCCTCCGACAATACCTCTGA